The following proteins come from a genomic window of Flavobacteriaceae bacterium MAR_2010_188:
- a CDS encoding Uncharacterized conserved protein, tellurite resistance protein B (TerB) family gives MSFSDLFDSGFRQRNQDHFAAIVRVAMDDGSISDEEKKFLDRLAVNLDISDSDYKEILKDYQSHPINPPLSYDNRLERLYDLSRMVYVDHIKGGHEEIMLRKIAIGLGFSYVNVKYVVDKALTLVSEGVGLETFIHEIKHMNH, from the coding sequence ATGTCATTTTCAGATTTATTCGATAGTGGGTTCCGACAAAGAAATCAAGATCATTTTGCCGCAATAGTAAGGGTTGCAATGGATGATGGTTCAATTTCTGATGAAGAGAAAAAATTCTTGGACCGTCTTGCTGTTAATCTGGATATTAGTGATTCTGACTATAAGGAAATCTTGAAGGACTACCAATCCCATCCTATAAATCCCCCTTTATCTTACGATAATCGTTTAGAGAGATTATACGATCTTTCTAGAATGGTCTACGTAGACCACATCAAAGGCGGTCATGAAGAGATAATGCTCAGGAAAATTGCGATAGGTCTTGGTTTTTCATATGTAAACGTGAAATATGTGGTAGATAAGGCTCTTACTTTAGTAAGCGAGGGCGTTGGTCTTGAAACTTTCATCCACGAGATTAAGCATATGAACCACTAA
- a CDS encoding Thioredoxin-like has protein sequence MPTNTFQIMKQLLFLLLLIPAFCISQHKISGTFSPPENYSFAFLYKATPLSTEFVTRSEIDSTGNFSFEIDTLAQPGIYKVVYAMPPEKYNFNIIYDGKEDINLTFSEEKGLEFKESNENKLWASYTKSLDLINSTISNYYTKQSKDKEAFNEIFKALSDFQNAYESNSEDLMVNDLIKANRPYIPMKYEDVSAYAKNLKENYLENIDFENPLLQSSDFISDRVMTYMFGVSDNTDDDFYEGQLKTLNGLLKKAEPTVKIAILLPVWQRFRDLSNDGMANYMIDEYLMEIAKKSDQELLIETFEDFKNTSIGRKAHDFEIALADGTKTSLYELMDSTKYLVIFWSSTCSHCLVEMPKVKEFLQNHKKVKVIAYGLEDDKKHWEEEILKYPEFIHVIGLDKWDNKDAIAYAIDATPSFFLLNQDKEIIAKPEDAEALNKLLEEN, from the coding sequence ATGCCAACAAATACATTTCAAATCATGAAACAGCTATTATTTTTACTTTTACTAATTCCTGCATTTTGCATTAGCCAACATAAAATTTCAGGAACATTTTCACCTCCTGAAAATTACAGCTTCGCTTTTTTATACAAGGCAACACCACTAAGTACTGAATTTGTTACGCGAAGTGAAATTGATTCAACGGGGAATTTCTCATTTGAAATCGATACGCTTGCTCAGCCCGGTATTTATAAGGTCGTCTACGCTATGCCTCCAGAAAAATATAATTTCAATATTATCTATGATGGGAAGGAAGACATCAACTTAACGTTTAGTGAAGAAAAAGGACTGGAATTTAAGGAAAGTAATGAAAATAAATTGTGGGCTTCTTATACCAAGAGTTTGGATTTAATAAACTCTACCATTAGCAATTATTACACTAAACAAAGCAAGGATAAGGAAGCTTTTAATGAGATATTTAAGGCGCTTTCAGATTTTCAGAATGCCTACGAGTCCAATAGCGAAGACCTTATGGTAAATGATCTGATCAAAGCTAACCGGCCTTATATTCCAATGAAATACGAAGATGTTAGTGCCTACGCTAAAAATTTAAAAGAAAATTATTTAGAGAATATAGATTTTGAAAATCCTTTGTTACAGAGCTCTGATTTTATTTCGGATAGGGTTATGACGTATATGTTCGGTGTTTCGGATAATACCGATGATGACTTCTATGAAGGACAGCTTAAAACTCTCAACGGACTTTTAAAGAAGGCAGAGCCAACCGTAAAAATTGCAATTCTCTTACCCGTTTGGCAACGTTTTAGAGATTTGTCTAATGATGGAATGGCGAATTATATGATTGATGAATATTTAATGGAAATCGCCAAGAAGTCTGATCAAGAGTTGTTAATCGAAACTTTCGAGGATTTTAAAAATACTTCAATAGGAAGGAAAGCACATGACTTTGAAATTGCCTTAGCCGATGGAACCAAAACATCTTTGTACGAATTAATGGATTCAACCAAATATTTGGTAATTTTTTGGAGTAGTACTTGCAGCCATTGTCTTGTTGAAATGCCCAAGGTTAAAGAATTTTTGCAAAACCATAAGAAGGTAAAAGTGATTGCCTATGGTCTTGAAGACGACAAGAAACATTGGGAAGAAGAAATTCTTAAATATCCAGAATTCATTCACGTTATAGGTCTAGACAAGTGGGACAACAAAGATGCAATTGCGTATGCAATTGATGCTACGCCATCATTCTTCCTCTTAAACCAAGATAAAGAAATCATCGCTAAGCCTGAAGATGCAGAGGCTTTGAATAAATTATTGGAAGAAAATTAA
- a CDS encoding glycerol-3-phosphate dehydrogenase (NAD(P)+) has translation MKKPLKYAVFGAGSWATAIVKMLCENLDTVGWYMRSSYTLEHLKKEQHNPSYLSSVEFNVKQLKLSNDINEMAEWADVLIFVIPSAFMHKELEKLTSDITKKTIVSAVKGIIPETGKLVGEHFHDIYKIPFENIAAIAGPCHAEEVALERLSYLTIACADNEKAQAIADSLSSDYIKTKTTDDLIGTEYAVMLKNIYAIAAGIAHGLGYGDNFQSVLMSNAIREMKRFIKKMHKMKRNINDSAYLGDLLVTGYSTFSRNRMFGNMIGKGYTVKSAMMEMNMVAEGYYATKSAHILNNNNKIKTRLPIIKAVYEILYEGKEAKKVFKDLTDKLD, from the coding sequence ATGAAAAAACCCTTGAAGTATGCTGTCTTTGGAGCAGGAAGTTGGGCAACTGCAATCGTGAAAATGCTTTGTGAAAATCTAGATACCGTTGGTTGGTACATGCGTAGCAGCTACACTTTAGAGCATCTTAAGAAAGAACAGCACAATCCTAGTTACTTAAGTTCAGTTGAATTCAACGTAAAACAATTAAAGCTCAGCAACGACATTAATGAGATGGCAGAATGGGCAGATGTTTTGATATTTGTGATTCCTTCTGCATTTATGCATAAAGAACTAGAAAAACTTACCTCCGATATTACCAAAAAAACCATCGTATCTGCGGTTAAAGGGATTATCCCAGAAACAGGAAAATTGGTTGGAGAACATTTTCATGATATCTATAAAATTCCTTTTGAAAATATTGCTGCGATCGCCGGTCCTTGTCATGCAGAGGAAGTAGCCTTAGAGCGCCTTTCCTATTTAACGATTGCCTGTGCCGATAACGAAAAAGCCCAAGCCATAGCAGATAGCTTGTCGAGTGATTACATAAAGACCAAAACAACGGACGACCTTATCGGGACTGAATATGCAGTAATGCTGAAGAATATTTACGCTATTGCTGCCGGAATTGCCCACGGATTGGGCTACGGTGATAACTTTCAGAGTGTCTTAATGAGCAACGCTATTAGGGAAATGAAACGTTTTATCAAAAAAATGCATAAGATGAAGCGTAACATCAATGATTCGGCTTATTTAGGTGATTTGCTAGTAACCGGTTATTCTACTTTTTCAAGAAATAGAATGTTTGGTAACATGATCGGTAAAGGCTATACGGTTAAATCAGCAATGATGGAGATGAATATGGTTGCCGAAGGTTATTATGCGACTAAAAGTGCCCATATCCTTAATAACAACAATAAAATTAAAACACGTCTACCAATCATAAAAGCAGTCTACGAAATATTGTACGAAGGCAAGGAAGCCAAAAAAGTCTTTAAAGATCTAACCGATAAATTAGATTAG
- a CDS encoding transcription-repair coupling factor gives MSKVTLGQSFSQTLQMQNLQTSIAKNLDHTHLKGLVGSSISFVITEAFKNADKPFILIFSDKEEAAFYLNDLEQLINDKDVLFYPGSYRRPYQIEETDNANVLLRAEVLNRINSRKKPAIIVTYPDALFEKVVTRRELEKNTLKISVGEDLSLDFVNEVLFEYKFKRVDFVSEPGEFSVRGGIVDVFSFSNDEPYRMEFFGDEVESIRTFDVETQLSTDQIKKISIIPNVANKFLEEKRQSFLKYVSDNTVLFSKQPELLFSRIDSLFDKAVEAFKSIQSETKHAEPEELFCNAEELKKEFLDFNLVELGSSSLFSNSDDREIVFNISPQPSFNKHFNLLIENLIANHEKGYTNFIACVNEQQAKRFHDILDPENNEDLDQSVHYKTIVLLLYQGFVNHDTKICCYTDHEIFERYHKFHLKNGYAKKQAITLKELNSLEIGDYVTHIDHGIGKFGGLQKIDVEGQKQEAIKLIYGERDILYLSIHSLHKITKFNGKDGKPPKIYKLGSNAWKNLKQKTKSRVKEIAFNLIKLYAKRKLRKGFQYNPDSHMQHELEASFIYEDTPDQITATDDIKADMESTLPMDRLVCGDVGFGKTEVAIRAAFKAVDNGKQVAVLVPTTILAYQHHRTFTERLKEFPVTVDYLNRFRTAKERKLTLEGLQSGSVDIIIGTHQLVNKAVQFKDLGLLIVDEEQKFGVGVKEKLKTLKENVDVLTLTATPIPRTLQFSLMAARDLSVITTAPPNRYPIDSHVIRFSETLIRDAVNYEIQRGGQVFFIHNRIENIKEVAGMIQRLVPDAKIGTGHGQLDGKKLESLMLAFMNGEFDVLVSTTIVESGLDVPNANTIFINNANNFGLSDLHQMRGRVGRSNKKAFCYFITPEYSAMTADARKRISALEQFTELGSGFNIAMKDLEIRGAGDLLGGEQSGFINDIGFETYQKILNEAIEELKENEFKDLYNEDRSKKVYVKDITLDSDFELLFPDDYVNNISERLNLYTKLNDLKTEAELDIFEKEIKDRFGEMPKPVIDLLDSVRVKWLATKLGLEKVVMKKGKLIGYFINDQNSGFYHSDNFTRILQYVQTHARDSKIKEKKTRTGLRLLLTFENIKSVKNAINVLRPILA, from the coding sequence TTGAGTAAAGTTACCCTTGGGCAATCATTTTCACAGACTTTGCAGATGCAAAATCTGCAAACTTCTATTGCCAAAAATTTAGATCACACCCATCTAAAGGGACTTGTAGGATCTTCCATTTCTTTTGTAATTACCGAGGCGTTTAAAAATGCTGACAAACCTTTTATTCTGATTTTTTCGGACAAGGAAGAAGCTGCTTTCTATCTTAATGATTTGGAACAGCTTATAAACGATAAGGATGTGCTTTTTTATCCAGGAAGTTATAGAAGACCTTATCAAATCGAAGAAACCGATAATGCTAATGTTTTGCTGAGAGCCGAGGTTTTAAATAGAATCAATTCCCGCAAGAAGCCAGCCATTATCGTTACCTATCCGGATGCTCTATTCGAAAAGGTTGTTACCCGAAGAGAATTAGAAAAGAATACTTTAAAGATTTCTGTAGGTGAAGACCTTTCTTTGGATTTTGTAAACGAAGTTTTATTTGAATATAAATTTAAGCGAGTAGATTTTGTAAGCGAACCCGGTGAATTTTCGGTTAGAGGAGGAATTGTTGATGTGTTTTCATTTTCGAATGACGAACCCTACCGAATGGAATTTTTTGGTGATGAAGTTGAAAGTATCCGAACCTTTGATGTAGAAACTCAACTTTCTACAGACCAGATAAAGAAAATCAGTATTATTCCCAATGTCGCCAATAAATTTCTTGAAGAGAAAAGGCAAAGTTTCTTAAAGTATGTTTCTGATAACACGGTTCTTTTCAGCAAACAACCAGAACTTCTTTTTTCGAGGATAGATTCTTTATTCGATAAAGCAGTAGAGGCTTTTAAATCTATACAGAGCGAAACAAAACATGCCGAGCCAGAAGAACTTTTCTGCAATGCTGAAGAACTGAAAAAGGAATTTTTAGATTTCAACTTGGTAGAATTAGGTTCTTCCTCCCTGTTCTCTAACTCTGACGACAGAGAAATTGTTTTCAATATTTCACCTCAACCCTCATTTAATAAGCATTTTAACTTGCTTATCGAAAATCTTATTGCGAATCACGAAAAAGGATACACCAATTTCATTGCCTGTGTAAATGAGCAGCAAGCTAAAAGGTTTCATGATATTTTAGATCCAGAAAACAATGAGGATTTAGATCAATCGGTGCATTACAAGACGATTGTTCTTCTGCTTTACCAAGGATTTGTGAACCATGATACCAAAATTTGTTGTTATACAGATCACGAGATTTTTGAGCGCTATCATAAATTTCATCTTAAAAACGGGTATGCCAAAAAACAGGCAATTACTTTAAAAGAGCTCAATAGTCTAGAAATCGGTGATTATGTGACCCATATAGACCATGGTATTGGCAAGTTCGGGGGATTGCAAAAAATCGATGTCGAAGGACAAAAACAAGAAGCGATAAAATTAATTTACGGGGAGCGAGATATTCTTTATCTCAGTATTCATTCCCTTCATAAGATTACCAAGTTTAATGGTAAGGATGGCAAGCCACCCAAAATCTACAAACTGGGCAGCAATGCTTGGAAAAACTTAAAACAAAAGACAAAATCTAGGGTTAAGGAAATTGCCTTTAACCTTATAAAACTTTACGCGAAGCGAAAACTAAGAAAAGGCTTTCAGTATAATCCGGATAGCCACATGCAACATGAGCTGGAAGCATCGTTTATCTACGAGGATACACCAGATCAAATCACCGCTACCGACGATATAAAGGCAGATATGGAGAGCACTCTTCCAATGGACCGTTTAGTTTGCGGAGATGTTGGCTTTGGAAAAACGGAAGTCGCCATTAGGGCAGCATTTAAAGCGGTAGACAATGGTAAGCAAGTAGCGGTTCTTGTCCCGACCACAATTTTAGCGTATCAGCATCATAGAACTTTTACCGAAAGATTAAAGGAATTTCCGGTCACGGTAGATTATCTAAACCGTTTTAGAACGGCTAAAGAAAGGAAACTAACTCTTGAAGGTTTACAATCAGGTTCAGTTGATATTATTATTGGAACCCATCAATTAGTGAATAAAGCGGTACAATTTAAGGATTTGGGGCTTTTAATTGTGGATGAAGAACAGAAGTTCGGAGTGGGGGTTAAAGAAAAATTGAAGACCTTAAAAGAAAATGTCGATGTGCTGACCCTAACCGCAACGCCAATCCCGAGGACTTTGCAGTTTAGCCTAATGGCGGCCAGAGATCTTTCGGTTATTACCACAGCTCCACCAAACCGTTACCCAATCGATAGTCACGTCATTAGATTTAGCGAGACTCTAATCCGAGATGCGGTTAATTATGAAATACAACGTGGCGGACAGGTTTTCTTTATCCATAACCGCATTGAAAATATTAAGGAAGTTGCGGGTATGATACAAAGACTGGTCCCCGACGCTAAAATTGGTACCGGACATGGACAGTTGGATGGTAAAAAACTCGAGAGTTTAATGTTGGCATTTATGAACGGCGAGTTCGATGTTTTGGTAAGTACGACTATTGTAGAATCTGGACTTGACGTTCCTAATGCGAACACAATATTTATTAATAACGCCAATAATTTTGGACTTAGTGATCTTCACCAAATGCGTGGAAGGGTTGGTAGAAGTAATAAAAAAGCGTTCTGCTACTTTATTACTCCAGAATATTCGGCAATGACGGCAGATGCCCGTAAACGGATTTCTGCCCTTGAGCAGTTTACCGAATTGGGAAGTGGTTTTAATATTGCCATGAAAGATTTAGAAATTCGTGGTGCCGGTGACCTTTTGGGCGGTGAACAATCTGGTTTTATCAATGATATTGGTTTTGAAACTTACCAAAAGATTTTAAATGAAGCAATTGAAGAATTAAAGGAAAATGAATTTAAAGACCTTTACAATGAAGACCGAAGCAAAAAAGTCTACGTAAAGGATATTACCTTAGATTCTGATTTTGAACTGCTTTTCCCAGATGATTATGTGAATAATATTTCGGAGCGACTGAACCTCTACACCAAATTGAACGATTTAAAAACCGAAGCAGAACTAGATATTTTTGAGAAGGAGATCAAAGACAGGTTTGGCGAAATGCCAAAACCGGTCATAGATTTATTAGACAGCGTAAGGGTTAAATGGCTTGCAACTAAGCTAGGACTAGAAAAAGTGGTGATGAAGAAAGGTAAGCTGATCGGTTATTTTATAAATGACCAAAATAGCGGATTTTACCATAGCGATAACTTTACCAGAATTCTTCAATACGTACAGACCCATGCGAGGGATAGTAAAATAAAGGAGAAAAAAACCAGAACAGGCTTAAGGTTATTGTTGACCTTTGAAAATATTAAATCCGTAAAAAATGCAATCAATGTTTTAAGACCAATATTGGCTTAA
- a CDS encoding efflux transporter, outer membrane factor (OMF) lipoprotein, NodT family: MITTYKTKLTIKASIFIFTAFTLQSCFVAKDYERPDFDETQNLYRTDNLPQDSISMAEVSWKDMFNDPTLINYIEEGLSNNIDIRVALQQIIAAEAYLKQGKASYLPTINADATVTHQELSKNSQFGSFLTNTSVEQFQLSSNLSWEADIWGKIRSNKRAYEASFLQSVAAHQAVKTRLIADIATTYYQLLALDAQMQITERTIETRENSVTTIGALKDAGQVTQVAVDQNIAQYNNAKALYVDLKVEAFRLENQFNIILGREPQEIIRNDLEDQLLQTELKLGVPSFLLRNRPDVIAAEYNLVQFFELTNVARSNFYPSLTISATGGFQSLTIDKWFSANSLFANIVSGLSQPIFNQRKVRTQFEVSQSQQEQALLDFKQSLLVAGTEVSNALYSYSAESEKYEYRLKEVESLRNAESNSEELLKNGYANYLDLLTARQSALSAELNLIDTKLNQLLAVVNLYEALGGGWR; this comes from the coding sequence ATGATTACAACCTATAAAACCAAGTTAACCATAAAAGCTTCCATTTTTATATTTACAGCTTTTACGCTTCAAAGTTGCTTCGTCGCCAAGGATTATGAAAGACCTGATTTCGATGAGACACAAAATCTTTATAGAACCGACAATCTGCCTCAGGATAGCATTTCTATGGCTGAGGTTTCTTGGAAAGATATGTTCAATGACCCAACCTTAATCAATTATATAGAAGAAGGATTATCCAATAATATAGATATCAGGGTTGCGCTTCAACAAATTATTGCAGCGGAAGCATATTTAAAACAAGGAAAAGCGAGTTATTTGCCAACTATAAATGCGGATGCAACAGTGACCCATCAAGAGTTGTCAAAAAATAGCCAGTTCGGTTCATTTTTGACTAATACGTCAGTTGAACAATTTCAGCTAAGCAGCAATCTTTCTTGGGAAGCAGATATATGGGGGAAGATTAGAAGTAACAAGCGTGCATATGAAGCAAGTTTTTTACAAAGTGTAGCCGCACACCAAGCCGTGAAAACCCGTTTGATTGCGGATATTGCAACAACATATTATCAGTTACTCGCTTTAGACGCCCAAATGCAGATTACTGAAAGAACTATAGAAACTAGGGAAAACAGCGTTACTACAATTGGTGCACTAAAAGATGCAGGACAGGTTACTCAGGTAGCGGTAGACCAGAATATTGCACAGTACAACAATGCTAAGGCCTTATATGTAGATTTGAAGGTTGAAGCTTTTAGACTAGAAAATCAGTTTAATATTATCCTGGGAAGAGAGCCGCAGGAAATAATCCGGAATGATCTTGAAGATCAATTGCTTCAAACCGAGTTAAAATTAGGGGTCCCTTCCTTTTTATTACGAAACAGGCCGGATGTTATTGCAGCAGAATATAATCTTGTTCAATTTTTTGAACTGACCAATGTTGCTAGAAGCAATTTTTACCCGTCATTGACTATTTCTGCAACTGGTGGTTTTCAAAGTTTAACGATTGATAAATGGTTTAGCGCCAATTCACTTTTTGCAAATATTGTTAGTGGACTATCGCAGCCTATTTTTAATCAGCGTAAAGTGAGAACGCAGTTTGAAGTATCACAATCTCAGCAAGAGCAGGCTTTGTTGGATTTTAAACAGTCATTATTAGTAGCGGGAACCGAAGTGAGCAATGCTCTGTATTCTTATAGTGCCGAAAGTGAAAAGTATGAGTATCGATTGAAAGAAGTTGAATCATTACGAAATGCCGAAAGCAATTCTGAAGAACTTTTGAAAAATGGTTATGCCAATTATCTAGATCTTTTAACCGCTAGACAAAGTGCGCTTAGTGCAGAATTAAACCTAATCGATACCAAGTTGAATCAGTTATTGGCAGTGGTGAATCTTTACGAAGCTTTAGGTGGCGGTTGGAGATAA
- a CDS encoding BON domain-containing protein: MGLFSFIKNAGAKIFGGKTDKEEATEKKADAAAKELKSEEMASRKLEQTIRDLQLKVDNLEVHIDDDMAKVSGKAHDQATKEKVVLVVGNSEGIATVDDRMTVDHSEPQAQFHTVVSGDSLSKIAKKYYGDAMKYPVIFEANKPMLKDPDKIYPGQVLRIPNVD, translated from the coding sequence ATGGGATTATTTTCATTTATAAAAAATGCAGGGGCCAAAATATTTGGAGGAAAAACCGATAAGGAAGAAGCTACGGAAAAGAAAGCAGATGCTGCTGCTAAAGAATTGAAGTCAGAAGAAATGGCTTCTAGAAAACTAGAACAAACCATTAGAGACCTTCAACTAAAGGTAGATAACTTAGAAGTACACATCGATGATGATATGGCAAAAGTTTCAGGTAAAGCCCACGACCAAGCCACGAAAGAAAAAGTGGTTCTTGTTGTTGGTAACTCTGAAGGTATTGCAACGGTAGACGATAGAATGACTGTAGATCACTCTGAGCCACAAGCACAGTTTCATACGGTTGTTAGCGGAGATTCATTAAGCAAGATTGCTAAGAAGTATTATGGAGATGCAATGAAGTATCCTGTAATTTTTGAAGCAAACAAACCAATGCTTAAAGATCCGGACAAAATATATCCAGGACAGGTACTAAGAATACCTAATGTGGACTAA